In one Nocardia tengchongensis genomic region, the following are encoded:
- a CDS encoding PaaI family thioesterase yields the protein MTDISAGPTGAQLFATMPFTEGLGVQVLDCRPELVRSRLAWREDLCTLGGSLHGGALMSLADATAAVCAYLNLPAGKQGTTTVESKTNFVRALRSGHATATSTPLHTGRSFIVVETEIRDDAGVLVAKVTQTQTVL from the coding sequence ATGACCGACATCTCCGCCGGCCCGACCGGCGCCCAGCTGTTCGCCACCATGCCGTTCACCGAGGGCCTCGGCGTGCAGGTCCTCGACTGCCGTCCGGAGCTGGTGCGCAGCCGGCTGGCGTGGCGCGAGGACCTGTGCACGCTGGGCGGTTCCCTGCACGGCGGCGCCCTCATGTCGCTGGCCGACGCGACGGCTGCGGTGTGCGCCTACCTGAATCTTCCGGCGGGCAAGCAGGGGACGACCACGGTGGAGTCGAAGACGAACTTCGTGCGCGCCCTGCGCTCCGGCCACGCCACCGCGACCTCGACGCCGCTGCACACCGGACGCAGCTTCATCGTCGTGGAGACCGAGATCCGGGATGACGCGGGCGTCCTCGTCGCCAAGGTGACCCAAACCCAGACCGTCCTCTAA
- a CDS encoding TetR/AcrR family transcriptional regulator has product MASQAPPARRGRPPRGAGQLTRTRIVEATLDVIDRDGIDSVGMRAVARVLEVDPKSLYNHVEGKDGLLDAVAEHLLGSIELPTRSGDLRTDLRAIANAFRDRALVHPAASALVLTRQLASAAGLAPIQAVLEILRAAGCAPPKRYT; this is encoded by the coding sequence ATGGCCAGCCAAGCTCCCCCAGCCCGCCGCGGACGGCCCCCGAGAGGAGCCGGGCAGCTCACCCGCACCCGGATCGTCGAGGCGACGCTCGACGTGATCGATCGCGACGGGATCGACTCGGTCGGGATGCGCGCGGTCGCGCGGGTGCTGGAGGTCGACCCGAAGAGCCTCTACAACCACGTCGAAGGCAAGGACGGATTGCTCGACGCCGTCGCCGAACACCTCTTGGGCTCGATCGAATTGCCCACGCGCAGTGGTGACCTGCGCACCGACCTCCGTGCCATCGCGAACGCCTTCCGCGACCGCGCACTGGTCCACCCCGCCGCCTCCGCGCTGGTCCTCACCCGGCAGCTGGCGTCCGCGGCGGGATTGGCTCCGATCCAGGCGGTACTGGAAATCCTCCGCGCCGCCGGCTGCGCCCCGCCGAAGCGGTACACCTGA
- a CDS encoding MoxR family ATPase, with amino-acid sequence MPTCTPNRTSQLDIAGDLLTLLGEVTTEPRPNLQLEALTLAVAADLPVLLWGEPGIGKTAALTQLAHSLDLPLTTVIASVHEPSDFSGLPIIGDDPATQGVPMAPPDWAVRLVHEGRGLLFLDELSTAPPAVQAALLRLVLERRIGSLRLPAGVRIVAAANPRSSAADGWELSPPLANRFVHLQWFHEHDVVVRGLGGTWPVATLPTLDPEMFPDAVAFARRAVCGLLAARPKLVHQLPSTEARRGGAWPSPRSWEMTVRLIAFATAAGSCRDVLSLLVRGTVGDGPGFELLTSIDHMDLPDPERLLADPAAAVLPERGDLRQAVLDAVVAAVRQRPERSRWDAAWTLLVNAAETGAPDLVVVPATTLATLRRDDWDVPASIERLTGMVAVSQGADRAAARVAARVAR; translated from the coding sequence ATGCCTACTTGCACCCCGAACCGCACCTCCCAACTCGACATCGCCGGCGACCTGCTCACCTTGCTGGGTGAGGTCACCACCGAGCCACGCCCCAATCTCCAACTCGAAGCCTTGACGCTGGCCGTCGCCGCGGATCTGCCGGTCCTGCTGTGGGGCGAGCCCGGAATCGGCAAGACCGCAGCCCTCACCCAACTCGCGCATTCCCTGGATCTTCCGCTGACCACGGTCATCGCGAGCGTCCATGAGCCGTCGGACTTTTCGGGCCTGCCCATCATCGGTGACGACCCGGCCACCCAGGGCGTCCCGATGGCCCCGCCGGACTGGGCCGTGCGTCTTGTCCACGAGGGCCGGGGACTGCTGTTCCTCGACGAGCTCTCGACGGCACCGCCCGCCGTGCAGGCGGCCCTGCTCCGGCTCGTCCTGGAACGCCGGATCGGCTCGCTGCGACTCCCCGCGGGCGTGCGCATCGTGGCGGCCGCCAACCCCCGCTCGTCGGCGGCCGACGGCTGGGAGCTGAGTCCGCCACTGGCCAACCGTTTCGTGCACCTGCAGTGGTTTCACGAGCACGACGTGGTCGTCCGCGGCCTCGGCGGTACCTGGCCGGTCGCGACGCTACCCACCCTCGACCCCGAAATGTTCCCGGACGCTGTGGCTTTCGCGCGCCGCGCGGTGTGCGGACTGCTCGCGGCCCGTCCCAAACTCGTGCATCAACTCCCCAGCACCGAGGCGCGCCGGGGCGGCGCCTGGCCGTCGCCGCGCAGCTGGGAGATGACGGTGCGGCTGATCGCCTTCGCCACCGCCGCGGGCTCCTGCCGGGACGTGCTGTCCCTGCTGGTCCGGGGCACGGTCGGCGACGGCCCCGGCTTCGAACTGCTCACCAGCATCGACCACATGGACCTCCCCGACCCTGAGCGACTGCTCGCCGATCCGGCTGCCGCCGTCCTGCCCGAGCGCGGAGATCTGCGCCAGGCGGTGCTCGACGCGGTGGTGGCGGCGGTCCGGCAACGACCGGAGCGGTCCCGCTGGGACGCGGCTTGGACGCTGCTGGTGAACGCCGCCGAAACCGGTGCGCCCGACCTGGTGGTCGTCCCCGCGACCACCCTCGCCACGCTGCGCCGAGATGATTGGGACGTACCGGCCTCGATCGAACGACTCACCGGCATGGTGGCGGTATCCCAGGGCGCGGATCGCGCGGCGGCCCGCGTCGCCGCACGGGTGGCGCGATGA
- a CDS encoding ester cyclase, translating into MSSRFTLPPEDVLRAREKLVLDHFHDEVTQDWNATLSTFPHPHYELIAPMVVHDGDSEVRDYYHDTRVAFPDQDHEIIALRHSHDAVIVEFWLLGTHLGPLGKIPPTGSAHRTRMTAYFVFDEHEHLAIERIYFDQLTVLKQLLGGLDKRNPRDLLTLAKALAGALATAGGEPDPRLLATTPPNLGD; encoded by the coding sequence ATGTCGTCACGATTCACCCTGCCTCCCGAGGATGTCCTGCGCGCACGGGAGAAGCTCGTCCTCGACCACTTCCACGACGAGGTCACCCAGGACTGGAACGCAACGCTTTCCACGTTCCCGCACCCGCATTACGAGCTGATCGCCCCGATGGTCGTCCACGACGGCGACAGCGAGGTCCGCGACTACTACCACGACACTCGGGTCGCGTTCCCCGACCAGGATCACGAGATCATCGCGCTGCGGCACAGCCATGACGCGGTGATCGTCGAATTCTGGCTGCTGGGAACGCATCTCGGTCCGCTGGGCAAGATCCCGCCGACCGGTTCGGCCCACCGGACCAGGATGACGGCATATTTCGTGTTCGACGAGCACGAGCACCTGGCGATCGAACGGATCTACTTCGACCAGCTCACCGTCCTGAAGCAGCTGCTGGGCGGGCTGGACAAGCGGAATCCCCGCGACTTGCTCACGCTCGCAAAGGCTCTCGCCGGAGCACTCGCCACCGCCGGCGGCGAACCGGATCCGCGCCTGCTGGCGACCACGCCACCGAACCTCGGCGACTGA